In a single window of the Olivibacter sp. SDN3 genome:
- a CDS encoding ABC transporter permease/substrate-binding protein: MNEQASFFYFLKQQSATLLDQTFVHIGLTFTSLCLAIIVALPLGILIAKKTQLSRSVLGFSGILQTIPSIALLGFLIPFVGIGAKPAIITLFLYALLPIVRNTYTGIKTVDAAVKDAAKGMGMTSAQLLFKVELPLAFPVILAGIRTATVINVGVATLAAYIAAGGLGEFIFSGIALNNTHMILAGAIPAALLAILLDWIISLAQYVKFDKLIRTAWLLLLSILLFASFYFLPSAYRGSLLAGFPPEFMGRNDGYEGLKTRYGLNIRTVVLSDALMYKATQEKELDIIAGYSTDGRIKAFDLRILADDKKLFPPYWAAPLIHQHTLEQYPELEPILNKLAGKINDSTIVALNYQIDYEAKSPSQVAKDFLEEQGLYREPQGSKSGVLRIGSKIFDEQYLLAHMYKMLVEGFTSLAVELKTGLGGTKLCFDALKSGQIDLYPEYIGTGMHVILQLPQQTIDSLSANAQGAFDYTARYFDEQHQLKWLEPIGFNNSYALIMRRKQSEELKVYSISDLVTYMKKR; this comes from the coding sequence CACTTTGTCTGGCCATTATTGTTGCCTTACCTTTAGGAATTCTCATTGCAAAAAAAACACAACTTTCGAGGAGTGTACTGGGCTTCAGCGGTATTTTACAAACGATTCCCAGCATAGCGCTATTGGGTTTTTTAATACCTTTTGTAGGTATTGGGGCAAAGCCTGCCATTATCACGCTTTTTTTATATGCCTTACTACCTATTGTACGCAATACATATACCGGTATCAAGACGGTGGATGCAGCGGTAAAAGATGCAGCCAAGGGTATGGGGATGACCTCCGCTCAGTTATTATTTAAAGTGGAATTACCGCTGGCATTTCCGGTCATTTTAGCTGGTATTCGTACGGCTACGGTGATAAACGTGGGGGTAGCTACACTGGCAGCTTACATCGCCGCAGGTGGTCTAGGTGAATTTATTTTCTCCGGCATAGCACTCAACAATACCCACATGATATTGGCAGGAGCAATACCAGCAGCGTTACTTGCTATTTTATTGGATTGGATTATTTCCCTAGCGCAATATGTAAAATTCGACAAACTCATCAGAACAGCTTGGCTTCTATTGCTGTCCATACTTTTATTTGCGTCGTTTTATTTCCTTCCATCCGCTTATCGGGGCTCCCTTTTGGCTGGTTTTCCTCCAGAGTTCATGGGGCGCAATGATGGTTATGAAGGACTGAAAACGCGCTATGGACTCAACATACGCACAGTCGTACTTAGTGACGCCCTAATGTATAAGGCTACACAAGAAAAAGAATTGGATATAATTGCCGGTTACAGTACTGATGGAAGAATAAAAGCTTTTGATTTGAGGATATTAGCAGACGACAAAAAACTTTTTCCTCCTTATTGGGCTGCTCCTCTTATTCACCAACATACACTTGAACAATACCCTGAGCTGGAACCAATACTCAATAAGCTAGCGGGAAAAATAAATGACTCAACAATAGTAGCTCTTAACTATCAGATAGACTACGAGGCCAAAAGTCCGTCTCAAGTTGCAAAAGATTTCTTGGAAGAGCAGGGCCTTTACCGTGAACCTCAAGGAAGCAAAAGTGGTGTTTTGAGAATTGGCAGTAAAATTTTCGATGAACAATATTTGCTTGCACACATGTACAAAATGCTTGTTGAGGGCTTTACCTCCTTAGCGGTAGAATTAAAAACAGGCTTAGGAGGAACAAAACTCTGCTTTGATGCCTTAAAGAGCGGTCAGATTGACCTATACCCTGAATACATTGGAACAGGCATGCATGTCATTTTACAACTTCCTCAGCAAACTATCGATTCACTCTCCGCTAATGCACAAGGCGCTTTCGATTATACTGCCCGTTATTTTGACGAACAACACCAACTAAAGTGGCTCGAGCCAATCGGGTTTAACAATAGCTATGCCTTGATCATGAGACGCAAACAATCCGAGGAGTTAAAGGTTTATTCCATTAGTGACCTTGTCACGTATATGAAGAAGAGATAA
- the egtB gene encoding ergothioneine biosynthesis protein EgtB, with protein MLLESYIDVRQRSERICAPLKTEDYVVQPIVDVSPPKWHLGHSSWFFEQFILKPYQKGYQEFDANYNFVFNSYYETVGARVIRTNRGNLTRPSVDEVMGYRTHVDEAMRSLLHHADQLPQEIKELATLGLNHEEQHQELLLTDIKYILGHNPLFPPYYQNRSNGVLAYVQTSDKLTTERSVSIDEGLYQIGHNGQGFCFDNELSVHQVYIPSYSIHKQLVTNKEYLEFILDGGYQNFRFWHAEGWDWVKNNQIEAPLYWHKIDNVWQHYTFGGLQDINDSEPVCHVSYYEAAAYASWKGKRLPTEFEWETAADKINWGKRWEWTESAYLPYPNFKKLPGAIGEYNGKFMVNQMVLRGSSIATSPGHSRKTYRNFFHPYLRWQFTGIRLTN; from the coding sequence GTGTTACTTGAGAGCTATATTGACGTTCGGCAACGCTCAGAGCGTATCTGTGCGCCATTGAAAACAGAAGATTATGTAGTACAGCCAATAGTGGATGTAAGCCCTCCAAAATGGCATTTGGGACATTCATCCTGGTTTTTCGAACAGTTTATTCTAAAACCTTATCAAAAAGGCTATCAGGAATTCGACGCTAATTATAACTTTGTTTTTAACAGTTATTATGAAACTGTTGGCGCGCGTGTTATCCGCACTAATCGAGGCAACTTAACTAGACCATCCGTAGATGAAGTAATGGGGTACCGTACTCACGTGGATGAAGCAATGCGAAGCCTGTTACATCATGCGGATCAATTACCGCAAGAGATAAAAGAACTGGCAACTCTCGGACTAAACCACGAAGAACAACATCAGGAACTCCTGCTCACGGATATTAAGTACATCTTAGGTCACAATCCATTGTTCCCGCCATACTATCAAAATAGAAGTAACGGAGTACTTGCTTATGTACAGACCTCAGATAAGCTAACGACGGAGCGTAGCGTTAGTATTGATGAGGGACTGTATCAAATTGGTCACAACGGTCAAGGCTTTTGCTTTGATAACGAATTATCTGTACATCAGGTATATATACCTTCATACAGCATTCACAAACAACTGGTTACGAACAAAGAATATCTAGAGTTCATACTAGATGGAGGCTACCAGAACTTTCGTTTTTGGCATGCTGAGGGCTGGGATTGGGTAAAGAACAATCAAATTGAAGCGCCTTTATACTGGCATAAAATAGACAATGTATGGCAACATTATACCTTTGGAGGTTTGCAAGATATTAATGACAGCGAACCTGTTTGTCATGTCAGTTATTATGAAGCTGCCGCTTATGCTTCGTGGAAAGGAAAGCGCTTACCTACAGAATTCGAATGGGAAACGGCCGCTGATAAAATTAACTGGGGAAAACGATGGGAATGGACAGAAAGCGCTTATCTCCCCTATCCCAATTTTAAAAAGCTACCAGGCGCCATAGGTGAGTACAATGGAAAATTTATGGTTAATCAAATGGTATTGAGGGGTAGCTCTATTGCAACGAGCCCGGGGCATAGTAGAAAAACCTACCGAAATTTCTTCCACCCCTACTTGAGGTGGCAATTTACTGGAATAAGGCTGACCAATTAA